One genomic region from Skermania piniformis encodes:
- a CDS encoding ATP-dependent DNA helicase UvrD2 produces MPAEVSVPGLDPQQSAAVLAPRGPLCILAGAGTGKTRTVTHRIAHLVERGHVAAGQVLAVTFTARAAGEMRTRLRGLGLAGTAAQVQARTFHAAALRQLGYFWPQVVGDVSWELLDRKFALVGQAANRTGLPTGADGVRDLAGEIEWAKASLIAPEDYPAAAHRHARDIPADAAKIAAAYALYEQLKTRGDVLLLDFDDLLLHTAAALEDHPAVAQEFRDRYRCFVVDEYQDVTPLQQRVLDAWLGDRDDLTVVGDANQTIYSFTGATPRYLLDFSRRFPDATVVRLERDYRSTPQVVALANRVIGMAHGRIAGTRLQLVGQRAPGPEPRFAEHDDESAEAAAVATAVQKLVADGTAPAEIAVLYRINAQSEAYEQALTEAGVPYLVRGGEAFFSRPEVRQAVRALQQAASRDDLPEQARGAGLPALVRATLAPLGLTAEEPTGAQARERWASLSSLVRLTEELAEHDGELAPAGLLRELTTRAEARHPPVVQGVTLSSLHAAKGLEWDAVFLVGLVDGTLPISHALGDGDGATDRAAVEEERRLLYVGVTRAREQLSLSWALARNPGGRRGRRRSRFLVGLVPDDSPASRIAPAGTSRRRPRCRVCGKPLLGTPASVLGRCESCPADLDSELLAALKAWRLTTARELDVPAFVVFTDNTLIAIAEQRPADDRGLVAIPGIGAKKLERFGAGVLAVVRKSTRAGSETPGEK; encoded by the coding sequence GTGCCAGCCGAGGTGAGCGTGCCGGGTCTCGACCCCCAGCAGTCGGCAGCCGTGCTCGCCCCCCGCGGACCGTTGTGCATCCTGGCCGGGGCCGGCACCGGAAAGACGCGGACGGTCACGCATCGGATCGCTCATCTGGTCGAGCGCGGGCACGTGGCCGCCGGTCAGGTCCTCGCGGTGACCTTCACCGCACGTGCCGCCGGGGAGATGCGCACTCGGCTGCGTGGGCTGGGTCTGGCCGGGACGGCGGCCCAGGTGCAGGCGCGGACATTTCATGCCGCCGCCCTGCGCCAGCTGGGCTACTTCTGGCCCCAGGTGGTCGGCGATGTGTCGTGGGAGCTGCTGGACCGCAAGTTTGCCCTGGTCGGTCAGGCGGCGAACCGGACCGGGCTACCCACCGGCGCCGACGGAGTACGGGACCTCGCCGGCGAGATCGAGTGGGCGAAGGCCTCGCTGATCGCACCGGAGGACTATCCCGCCGCCGCGCACCGGCACGCCCGCGACATCCCGGCCGATGCGGCGAAGATCGCCGCGGCCTACGCGCTGTACGAGCAGTTGAAGACCCGCGGCGACGTGCTGTTGCTGGATTTCGACGACCTCCTCCTGCACACTGCCGCGGCGTTGGAGGATCACCCGGCGGTGGCGCAGGAGTTTCGGGATCGGTACCGCTGTTTCGTGGTCGACGAGTACCAGGACGTGACACCGTTGCAGCAGCGGGTACTCGACGCCTGGCTCGGTGACCGGGACGACCTGACCGTGGTCGGCGATGCCAATCAGACCATCTACTCGTTTACCGGTGCCACCCCGCGTTACCTGCTCGATTTTTCCCGCCGGTTCCCGGATGCGACGGTGGTTCGGCTGGAGCGGGACTATCGGTCGACGCCACAGGTGGTCGCGCTGGCGAACCGGGTGATCGGGATGGCGCACGGCCGGATCGCCGGTACCCGGTTGCAGTTGGTCGGCCAGCGGGCGCCCGGTCCGGAACCGCGGTTTGCCGAGCATGACGACGAGTCGGCGGAGGCCGCGGCCGTCGCCACCGCTGTCCAGAAGCTGGTTGCCGACGGCACTGCGCCGGCCGAGATCGCCGTGTTGTACCGGATCAACGCCCAGTCCGAGGCGTACGAGCAGGCGCTCACCGAGGCCGGCGTTCCGTACCTGGTTCGGGGCGGCGAGGCGTTCTTCTCCCGGCCCGAGGTACGGCAGGCGGTACGGGCGCTGCAGCAGGCCGCAAGCCGGGACGATCTGCCGGAGCAGGCGCGGGGAGCCGGATTGCCCGCGTTGGTCCGGGCGACGCTCGCACCGCTCGGACTCACGGCGGAGGAACCGACCGGGGCGCAGGCACGGGAACGGTGGGCGTCGTTGAGCTCGTTGGTCCGGTTGACCGAAGAACTCGCCGAACACGACGGCGAGCTGGCGCCGGCCGGCCTCCTGCGGGAACTCACCACCCGCGCCGAGGCGCGTCATCCCCCGGTGGTGCAGGGTGTGACGTTGTCGTCGTTGCACGCTGCAAAGGGGCTGGAGTGGGATGCGGTGTTTCTGGTCGGCCTGGTCGACGGCACGTTGCCGATCAGCCATGCGCTCGGTGACGGCGACGGTGCGACCGACCGGGCCGCGGTCGAAGAGGAGCGCCGCCTGCTCTATGTCGGGGTGACCCGCGCTCGCGAGCAGCTGTCGTTGTCGTGGGCGCTGGCCCGGAACCCGGGCGGACGCCGTGGCCGACGCCGCTCCCGATTCCTGGTGGGGCTCGTGCCGGACGACTCGCCGGCGTCTCGGATAGCACCGGCCGGAACGAGCCGACGTCGGCCGCGGTGTCGGGTATGCGGAAAGCCGTTGCTCGGCACTCCGGCGAGTGTGCTGGGTCGCTGTGAAAGCTGCCCTGCCGACCTCGATTCGGAGCTGCTGGCGGCGCTCAAGGCGTGGCGGCTGACCACGGCACGCGAACTCGACGTGCCGGCCTTCGTCGTGTTCACCGACAACACGTTGATCGCGATCGCCGAGCAGCGCCCGGCTGACGATCGGGGGTTGGTGGCGATTCCCGGAATCGGGGCGAAGAAGCTGGAACGGTTCGGCGCGGGTGTGCTGGCCGTGGTCCGGAAATCCACTCGGGCCGGCAGCGAAACCCCAGGTGAAAAATAG
- a CDS encoding potassium channel family protein, whose translation MPGRFRRRVDRLTDLPDFALVGIVRVPELQTSPWRAISWRVLFALSLLFLAAGIVYLDRAGYRDAQGGELSLLDCMYYATVSLSTTGYGDITPVTPEARLVNILVITPLRVLFLILLVGTTLAVLTERSRQAFKIQRWRRTVRNHTVVVGYGTKGRSAVDALLGDGVQPADIVVVDTDTGILETAANSGLVTVHGSATKQDVLRLAGAQHAASIIVATNRDDTAVLVTLTARELSSKAKIVVAIREAENTHLARQSGADSVVVSSETAGRLLGIATTTPSVVEIMEDLLTPEAGFAIAERDVERDEVGGSPRHLSDLVLGVVRGGQLMRVGDPKADALESADKLLYVRRVGN comes from the coding sequence GTGCCGGGTAGGTTCCGTCGCAGAGTCGACCGTCTGACCGACCTGCCGGACTTCGCGCTGGTCGGGATCGTGCGGGTTCCGGAACTGCAGACCAGCCCATGGCGGGCGATCAGTTGGCGGGTCTTGTTTGCGCTCAGTTTGCTGTTCTTGGCGGCGGGCATCGTCTACCTCGACCGCGCCGGTTATCGGGACGCGCAGGGCGGCGAGCTGTCCTTGCTGGACTGCATGTATTACGCCACGGTGTCACTGTCCACCACCGGGTACGGCGACATCACCCCGGTCACGCCGGAGGCCCGGCTGGTCAACATCCTGGTCATCACGCCGCTGCGGGTGCTGTTCCTCATCCTCCTGGTCGGCACCACGCTCGCCGTGCTCACCGAACGCTCCCGGCAGGCATTCAAGATTCAGCGATGGAGGCGGACCGTGCGTAATCACACCGTGGTGGTCGGCTACGGGACCAAGGGGCGGAGCGCGGTCGACGCCTTGCTCGGCGACGGGGTGCAGCCGGCCGATATCGTGGTCGTGGACACCGACACGGGGATCCTGGAGACGGCGGCGAATTCCGGCCTGGTCACCGTGCACGGCTCGGCGACCAAGCAAGATGTGTTACGCCTGGCCGGCGCGCAACATGCGGCGTCGATCATCGTCGCTACCAACCGGGACGACACCGCGGTGTTGGTCACACTGACCGCGCGGGAATTGTCGTCGAAGGCGAAGATCGTCGTCGCCATCCGGGAAGCAGAGAACACGCACCTGGCCCGCCAGTCCGGTGCCGACTCGGTCGTGGTGTCCTCCGAGACCGCGGGTCGGTTGCTCGGGATCGCCACGACGACGCCGAGTGTCGTCGAGATCATGGAGGACCTGCTCACGCCGGAGGCGGGCTTCGCGATCGCCGAGCGGGACGTGGAACGCGACGAGGTCGGTGGATCGCCCCGGCACCTGAGCGACCTCGTGCTGGGTGTGGTTCGCGGTGGGCAGCTGATGCGGGTCGGCGACCCGAAGGCCGATGCGCTGGAAAGTGCGGACAAGCTGCTGTACGTCCGTCGGGTCGGCAACTGA
- a CDS encoding mycoredoxin, translated as MYSTTWCGYCRRLKTQLREAGIAYTEIDIEQDPAAAEFVGRVNGGNHVVPTLKFPDGSTATNPSLAEVRQALGQA; from the coding sequence ATGTACTCGACCACCTGGTGCGGCTACTGCCGACGGCTGAAGACCCAGCTGCGCGAGGCCGGGATCGCCTACACCGAGATCGATATCGAACAGGACCCGGCGGCCGCCGAATTCGTCGGCCGGGTCAACGGTGGCAACCACGTGGTACCGACGCTGAAGTTCCCCGACGGCAGCACCGCAACCAACCCGTCGCTCGCCGAGGTTCGTCAGGCGCTCGGGCAGGCCTGA
- a CDS encoding ATP-dependent helicase, with product MTAPAVGPTPTDIAAALGLPPPTPEQQMVISAPPGPILVVAGAGSGKTETMAARVVWLVANRLVAPDQVLGLTFTRKAAQQLTARIRTRLARLAGSDLVRRIDPAGELAAALADSEPEVGTYHAYAGRLLTEYGLLLPVEPTVSVLTETQLWQLTHEVVRDWDGDLDTDKVPATITEAVLALAGQLAEHLVEPDQLRGAHAELEQLIETLPSGPGRRAGPTQKLTDCLEVQRARVDLLPLVARLGEVLDARGALDFGAQMSFAARLAVEHPEVGVAERQRFRAVLLDEYQDTGHAQRVLLSALFGGGQDQFRNPRPGWYNLSVTAVGDPMQSIYGWRGASAANLPRFAADFPSAGGRPAPIRPLMTSWRNPPEALALANAVVEPLRERGVRVPPLRPRPGAPAGEVAIALTRTVADERDWVADRIAEQYARAAQAGDPPPTAAVLVRRNADSVPIAEALRARGLSVEIVGLGGLLATPEVADVVATLRMLAEPHTGGAALRILTGARWQIGITDLSRLSVRARELSIARPGTSSVISDPATLARALEGVLPGEQADRAGLADALADPGPPQGYSVDGYARIEALSRELAGLRERLGQPLTELVADVERTIGVGVEARARRRAGMPGAGREHLDAFADVVAGFAADPGATLGGLLAFLTAAESVENGLEPGEVAVAPDRVQVLTVHAAKGLEWAVVAVPHVVTGVFPVTRVTTWLTVLNELPPALRGDRAQPAGESADELSADQDGVPVLDVADVTDRAQLEAALDRHKEALRRRQLAEERRLFYVALTRTERALFVSGHHWAQTGTKPKGPSELLIELRDTVDPGAVAEWADPPDDDAANPFAEAPVSAVWPPDPLGPRRAFVELGAATVRAALATDDAADDPDPGRTDPEGWVADVDLLLAEQELRREITPDIELPGQLAATQLVELSLDPARLASRLRRPVPFPPDPLARRGTAFHAWVERRFGATRLLDLDDLGGSGDVPADAELTRLQAAFERSVWARRSPIETEVQFETTIAGTLVRGRIDAVFAEPDGGWTVVDWKTGAEPMAGTEAGVAVQLGVYRVAWARLIAARTGLGEDAVIDRVGAAFHYVRSGRTVSPAPLPGPAELAELIATAEFRARNDGGLS from the coding sequence ATGACCGCGCCCGCCGTCGGTCCGACGCCGACCGACATCGCCGCCGCGCTCGGCCTGCCGCCGCCTACGCCGGAACAGCAGATGGTGATATCCGCACCGCCCGGACCGATCCTGGTGGTTGCCGGCGCCGGCTCCGGCAAGACCGAGACGATGGCTGCGCGAGTGGTATGGCTGGTGGCGAATCGATTGGTCGCTCCGGACCAGGTGCTCGGACTGACGTTCACCCGCAAGGCCGCCCAACAGCTCACCGCCCGGATCCGGACCCGGCTGGCTCGGCTGGCCGGGTCCGATCTGGTGCGGCGGATCGATCCCGCCGGCGAGCTGGCCGCCGCACTTGCCGACAGCGAGCCCGAGGTCGGCACCTACCACGCGTACGCCGGGCGACTGCTCACCGAGTACGGGCTGTTGCTGCCGGTCGAACCGACCGTGAGCGTGTTGACCGAGACCCAGTTGTGGCAGTTGACGCATGAGGTGGTGCGAGATTGGGACGGCGACCTGGACACCGACAAGGTGCCGGCGACGATCACCGAGGCGGTGCTGGCACTCGCCGGGCAGCTCGCCGAGCACCTGGTCGAGCCGGACCAGCTCCGCGGGGCACATGCCGAGCTGGAGCAGCTGATCGAGACGTTGCCGTCGGGGCCGGGCCGACGCGCCGGACCGACTCAGAAGCTCACCGATTGCCTGGAGGTGCAGCGGGCCCGGGTGGACTTGTTGCCGTTGGTCGCTCGTCTCGGTGAAGTGCTCGACGCCCGGGGTGCGCTCGATTTCGGTGCGCAGATGTCGTTCGCGGCGCGACTCGCGGTCGAGCATCCGGAGGTCGGCGTCGCCGAACGACAGCGTTTCCGTGCGGTGCTGTTGGACGAGTATCAAGACACCGGCCACGCCCAGCGAGTCCTGCTGTCGGCATTGTTCGGGGGCGGGCAGGACCAGTTCCGGAACCCCCGGCCGGGCTGGTACAACCTGTCGGTCACAGCGGTGGGTGATCCGATGCAGTCGATCTACGGTTGGCGCGGTGCGTCGGCGGCGAACCTGCCCAGGTTCGCCGCCGACTTTCCGTCGGCCGGTGGCCGGCCGGCGCCGATCCGGCCGCTGATGACCAGTTGGCGCAATCCGCCGGAGGCATTGGCACTGGCCAACGCCGTGGTCGAGCCGCTGCGCGAGCGTGGCGTCCGGGTGCCCCCGCTCCGTCCTCGGCCCGGTGCACCGGCCGGCGAGGTGGCGATCGCGCTGACCCGGACGGTGGCCGACGAGCGGGACTGGGTTGCCGATCGGATCGCCGAGCAGTACGCGCGCGCGGCGCAGGCCGGCGATCCACCACCGACCGCGGCCGTGCTGGTTCGGCGCAACGCCGACTCCGTCCCGATCGCCGAAGCATTGCGAGCGCGCGGCTTGTCCGTCGAGATTGTCGGTCTGGGCGGACTGCTCGCGACGCCGGAGGTGGCCGACGTCGTCGCCACTTTGCGGATGCTGGCCGAGCCGCATACCGGCGGCGCCGCGTTGCGTATCCTCACCGGTGCGCGCTGGCAGATCGGTATCACCGACCTGTCTCGGCTGTCGGTGCGGGCTCGGGAGTTGTCGATCGCCCGGCCGGGAACCTCCTCGGTGATCAGTGATCCGGCCACCCTGGCTCGCGCCCTGGAGGGCGTGCTGCCCGGTGAGCAGGCCGATCGGGCCGGCCTGGCCGATGCGTTGGCCGACCCCGGTCCACCACAAGGCTATTCGGTCGACGGCTATGCCCGGATCGAGGCGCTGAGCCGAGAGCTGGCCGGGCTGCGGGAGCGGCTCGGTCAACCCCTGACCGAGCTGGTTGCCGATGTGGAGCGCACGATCGGGGTGGGCGTGGAGGCGCGCGCCCGGCGCCGGGCCGGGATGCCCGGCGCCGGGCGCGAGCATCTGGATGCCTTCGCCGACGTGGTCGCCGGCTTTGCGGCCGACCCAGGCGCGACCCTCGGCGGCCTGCTCGCCTTCCTCACTGCCGCCGAGTCGGTGGAGAACGGGCTGGAACCCGGCGAAGTCGCGGTGGCGCCCGACCGGGTCCAGGTGCTCACCGTGCACGCGGCGAAGGGCCTGGAGTGGGCGGTGGTGGCGGTGCCCCACGTGGTCACCGGAGTCTTCCCGGTCACCCGGGTGACCACCTGGCTCACCGTGCTGAACGAGCTGCCACCGGCATTGCGCGGGGACCGGGCGCAACCGGCGGGGGAAAGCGCCGACGAACTCTCGGCAGACCAGGACGGCGTGCCGGTGCTCGACGTGGCCGATGTGACCGACCGAGCTCAGTTGGAAGCGGCATTGGACCGGCACAAAGAGGCGCTGCGTCGACGCCAGCTCGCCGAGGAACGCCGCTTGTTCTACGTGGCATTGACCCGAACCGAGCGAGCGCTCTTCGTCAGCGGACACCACTGGGCGCAGACCGGCACCAAGCCCAAGGGCCCATCCGAGCTGCTGATCGAGCTGCGGGACACCGTCGATCCCGGTGCGGTAGCCGAGTGGGCGGACCCGCCGGACGACGACGCGGCCAATCCGTTCGCCGAAGCGCCGGTCAGCGCGGTGTGGCCACCCGACCCGCTCGGTCCGCGCCGGGCGTTCGTCGAACTGGGCGCGGCGACGGTCCGGGCGGCGCTGGCCACCGACGACGCTGCGGACGATCCGGACCCGGGACGGACCGATCCGGAGGGTTGGGTTGCCGATGTGGACCTCCTGCTCGCCGAGCAGGAACTGCGCCGCGAGATCACTCCCGACATCGAACTGCCCGGACAGCTGGCGGCGACTCAGCTGGTGGAGCTGAGCTTGGATCCGGCTCGCTTGGCGTCCCGGCTGCGTCGGCCGGTGCCGTTTCCGCCCGATCCGCTGGCCCGTCGCGGTACCGCTTTTCACGCGTGGGTGGAGCGTCGGTTCGGCGCAACCCGGCTGCTCGATCTGGACGATCTGGGCGGTTCCGGCGACGTACCGGCCGACGCCGAGCTGACCCGGTTGCAAGCGGCGTTCGAGCGCTCCGTCTGGGCCCGCCGCAGTCCGATCGAGACCGAGGTGCAGTTCGAGACGACCATCGCCGGCACCTTGGTGCGCGGTCGGATCGACGCGGTGTTCGCCGAACCCGACGGGGGGTGGACGGTGGTCGACTGGAAGACCGGGGCGGAGCCGATGGCCGGCACCGAGGCCGGTGTCGCCGTGCAACTGGGGGTGTATCGCGTTGCGTGGGCTCGGCTGATTGCGGCTCGTACCGGCCTGGGGGAGGACGCGGTGATCGATCGTGTCGGTGCCGCCTTCCACTATGTTCGTTCCGGTCGCACGGTGTCGCCGGCGCCACTGCCCGGCCCGGCCGAACTGGCCGAATTGATCGCCACAGCCGAGTTCCGGGCTCGCAACGACGGGGGCCTGAGTTAG
- the nudC gene encoding NAD(+) diphosphatase: protein MMTFVLADTPLLSRATLDRAEQLRGDVAALHTGWPTAAVLRIAKGGRFRVDGSALVLDPATDLAAEPPEEAVFLGVDRGRHVWAVFDKQLDGSAATELGDLRMLGGRLDDTSAGMITTAVALLGWHNRARFSSVDGTATRPTGAGWSRMSASGHEEFPRTDPAVICLVHDGGDRVLLARQQGWPATMFSILAGFVEAGESLETCVEREIREEVGLAVTDVRYLGSQPWPFPRSLMLGFAAHGNPDAALTFADGEIAEAHWFSRAEVRAALQAGDWTNGGDGVETAAGVRLLLPGSISIARGIVTAWAG, encoded by the coding sequence ATCATGACGTTCGTGCTCGCCGATACCCCGCTCTTGTCCCGAGCCACCCTCGACCGGGCCGAGCAGCTACGCGGCGACGTCGCCGCGTTGCACACCGGCTGGCCGACTGCGGCCGTGTTGCGGATCGCGAAAGGGGGCCGGTTCCGGGTGGACGGGTCGGCGCTGGTGCTGGACCCGGCCACCGACCTCGCTGCGGAGCCACCCGAGGAGGCGGTGTTCCTCGGTGTCGACCGCGGCCGCCATGTGTGGGCGGTGTTCGACAAGCAGCTCGACGGGTCCGCCGCCACCGAACTCGGCGACCTGCGGATGCTCGGTGGGCGACTGGACGACACCAGCGCCGGGATGATCACCACTGCGGTCGCGCTGCTCGGCTGGCACAACCGCGCCCGGTTCAGCTCGGTGGACGGCACGGCGACCAGACCGACCGGCGCGGGCTGGTCCCGGATGAGTGCCAGTGGGCACGAGGAGTTCCCCCGAACCGATCCGGCGGTGATCTGTCTGGTGCACGACGGCGGGGATCGGGTGCTGCTGGCGCGACAGCAGGGTTGGCCCGCAACGATGTTCTCCATCTTGGCCGGGTTCGTCGAAGCGGGGGAATCGCTGGAGACCTGCGTCGAGCGGGAGATCCGGGAAGAGGTCGGCCTGGCGGTCACCGATGTGCGATATCTCGGCTCGCAGCCATGGCCGTTCCCGCGGTCGCTGATGCTCGGATTCGCCGCGCACGGCAATCCCGACGCGGCGCTGACCTTTGCCGACGGCGAGATCGCCGAGGCGCACTGGTTCAGCCGGGCGGAGGTGCGTGCGGCGCTGCAGGCAGGGGACTGGACCAACGGCGGCGACGGGGTCGAGACCGCCGCCGGGGTGCGGTTGCTGCTGCCGGGATCGATCTCGATCGCGCGCGGGATCGTCACGGCCTGGGCCGGTTGA
- a CDS encoding WhiB family transcriptional regulator has protein sequence MTSAIAAAPVPTSRTAALPCRTEDADLWFADTPAGLEQAKALCTGCPVRRGCLAAALDRGEPWGVWGGEIFEHGTVIARKRPRGRPRKIAS, from the coding sequence ATGACCAGCGCCATCGCTGCGGCGCCCGTCCCGACCTCGCGAACCGCGGCCTTACCCTGTCGGACCGAGGATGCCGATCTCTGGTTCGCCGATACCCCGGCCGGCTTGGAGCAGGCCAAGGCGCTCTGCACCGGGTGCCCGGTCCGACGCGGCTGCTTGGCCGCGGCGCTGGATCGGGGTGAACCGTGGGGCGTCTGGGGCGGCGAGATCTTCGAGCACGGCACCGTGATCGCTCGCAAACGTCCGCGGGGTCGTCCGCGCAAGATCGCGAGCTGA